Proteins co-encoded in one Bacillus paramycoides genomic window:
- the thiE gene encoding thiamine phosphate synthase, with amino-acid sequence MSRITKAEMSRLLSVYFIMGSNNCAKEPLQVLRDALEGGITIFQFREKGEGALTGEDRICFAKELQAICKEYGVPFIVNDDVELAIELDADGVHVGQDDEGITSVREKMGDKIVGVSTHTIEEARWAIENGADYLGVGPIFPTSTKKDTKAVQGTNGLAHFREQGITIPIVGIGGITIENTASVIEAGADGVSVISAISLAESAYESTKKLVEEVSKSL; translated from the coding sequence ATGTCGCGTATTACAAAGGCTGAAATGTCTAGGTTGTTATCAGTATATTTTATTATGGGAAGTAACAATTGTGCGAAAGAGCCGCTACAAGTATTGAGAGATGCACTCGAAGGCGGTATAACAATTTTTCAATTTCGTGAAAAGGGAGAAGGTGCTTTAACAGGAGAGGACCGCATTTGTTTCGCAAAAGAACTACAAGCAATTTGTAAGGAGTACGGTGTACCGTTCATCGTAAATGATGATGTGGAACTAGCTATCGAGTTAGATGCAGATGGCGTGCATGTTGGACAAGATGATGAAGGGATTACTTCTGTTCGTGAAAAAATGGGGGATAAAATTGTTGGTGTATCTACACATACAATTGAAGAAGCACGCTGGGCAATTGAAAACGGAGCGGATTATTTAGGTGTTGGCCCTATTTTCCCAACGAGTACGAAAAAAGATACGAAAGCTGTGCAAGGAACGAATGGTTTAGCTCATTTTAGGGAGCAAGGAATTACAATACCGATCGTCGGGATTGGTGGTATTACAATTGAAAATACAGCTTCAGTTATAGAAGCGGGTGCAGACGGTGTTTCCGTTATTTCTGCGATTAGTTTAGCGGAATCTGCGTATGAAAGTACGAAGAAGCTAGTAGAGGAAGTAAGTAAGAGTTTGTAG
- a CDS encoding endonuclease/exonuclease/phosphatase family protein, giving the protein MKLLTLNCHSWQEENQIEKIKYLAKVIQEEEYDVIALQEVSQSIGAKNVCGNKKEDNFGLLLLEELKALHVKDYNITWDFSHIGYDVYEEGLAIVTKHNVIKEDTFFISENKDTAYWKTRKIVSATIVYNGKNITFYSCHLGWWNDEEERFEGQVNRLMERVDSNELSFLMGDFNNNARLQGEGYEYMMQKGLYDTYELAIEKDEGTTVQGEIAGWDENKHNLRIDLILCNQSEKVRSSKVIFNGTNRNVISDHFGVEVQVDI; this is encoded by the coding sequence ATGAAATTGCTAACTTTAAACTGTCACTCTTGGCAAGAAGAAAATCAAATAGAAAAGATAAAATATCTTGCTAAAGTCATTCAAGAAGAAGAGTATGATGTCATCGCATTGCAAGAAGTAAGTCAGTCGATAGGGGCTAAAAATGTATGCGGTAACAAGAAAGAAGATAATTTTGGACTTTTACTATTAGAAGAGTTAAAAGCGTTACATGTAAAAGATTACAATATTACTTGGGATTTCTCTCATATTGGTTATGATGTGTATGAAGAAGGATTAGCGATTGTAACGAAACATAATGTTATAAAAGAAGATACGTTCTTTATTTCAGAAAATAAGGACACGGCGTATTGGAAAACACGCAAAATTGTAAGTGCAACAATTGTTTATAATGGTAAGAACATCACGTTTTACTCTTGCCACCTCGGTTGGTGGAATGATGAAGAAGAACGATTTGAAGGTCAAGTTAATCGTTTGATGGAGCGTGTAGATAGCAATGAACTATCCTTCTTAATGGGTGATTTTAATAATAACGCCCGTTTGCAAGGTGAGGGTTATGAATATATGATGCAAAAAGGTTTGTATGACACATATGAACTAGCAATAGAGAAAGATGAAGGAACAACGGTCCAAGGTGAGATTGCTGGTTGGGATGAAAATAAACATAATCTACGAATCGATTTAATATTGTGTAACCAAAGTGAAAAAGTTCGTTCTTCAAAAGTCATTTTTAATGGTACAAACCGAAATGTAATTTCAGATCATTTCGGTGTAGAAGTACAAGTAGATATATAA
- a CDS encoding YhgE/Pip domain-containing protein, which yields MKQIWRIYKTDLRNVAKHWAAIVIVVGLMILPSLYAWFNIKASWDPYGNTKEVPIAVSNQDAGSNLRGKDINIGDEIVDSLKKNKNLGWKFVDEKQAIYGVERGDYYASITIPKDFSEKIATVLDENPQKPELDYYVNEKVNAIAPKITAKGASGITEEISKNFVKTANGEIFKVFNDLGIDLETNLPSIEKVKDLVFKLEAQFPEMNTLMDKALDDATRAEDVVKVAQKDLPVVESVINDGQEALANLDKFFARQDQTLKNAPGTIRNDLVAAKGVMDSAAAFTDFLMNPGVELNIPDLSGMNGLPEFPARPDLSKLNSDGYKGIAQNINQTVNNVLSSSRAGTAYAQSVMDGLQNGSVDPEIAKKNISTISNNLQTHIDNLSYVIDVMARLEQGAQTEFGQNFFKTRKEHLTDIKNGQQDLNNRFKRLNDLISTGQEVKQDVRDGINQKLNETNALIDRAEKDYNETFVADYKKAVSTVDQAKADANQIYDNAKADYEKAKNSLESTKSSVQKALEDVQNRGVNGLEGSKEALKSLNGQFQAGIGLIDDMIPVLESTNKVLADVNSDKNLNNGIAKLNKAKSSLQKGVEATNKGITLLNNGQKPTKDVIESINNAAKGGSAQLTDVLSTYDSEIVPNFNTAIARTKEMSKNTTQILNDADKKLPDVKKLLEDSSKGLVDGKKKLADIKAEMPETEKKIKELANKIRDFESEEDLKDIIRLLKNDVEKQSDYFANPVNLKENKLFAMPNYGSAMSPFYTVLALWVGALLMVSLLTVEVHEEGANYKSHEIYFGRLLTFLTIGLSQAFIVSMGDIFLLGTYVVDKFWFVLFSLFIGGVFVCIVYSLVSIFGNVGKSMAIILLVLQVAGSGGTFPIQMTPAFFQAIYPFLPFTYAISAIRETVGGMLWDIVTRDLLVLSAFVVVMIVAALLLKTPINKSSEKFVENAKGSKIIH from the coding sequence ATGAAACAAATTTGGCGTATTTATAAGACAGATTTACGGAATGTAGCTAAACATTGGGCTGCAATTGTTATTGTTGTAGGATTAATGATTTTACCATCGTTATATGCATGGTTTAACATTAAAGCTTCCTGGGATCCGTACGGAAATACAAAAGAGGTTCCCATTGCAGTTTCTAACCAAGATGCTGGCTCTAATTTAAGAGGAAAAGACATCAATATTGGTGACGAGATTGTAGATTCTCTTAAGAAAAACAAAAATCTTGGGTGGAAATTTGTAGACGAAAAACAAGCAATTTACGGAGTTGAGCGCGGGGATTACTATGCAAGTATTACAATTCCAAAAGATTTCTCTGAAAAGATTGCAACTGTTCTGGATGAAAATCCACAGAAACCAGAACTGGATTACTATGTAAATGAAAAAGTAAATGCGATTGCACCAAAAATTACAGCAAAAGGTGCATCAGGTATTACAGAAGAAATTAGTAAAAACTTTGTTAAAACAGCAAACGGTGAGATTTTTAAAGTTTTTAATGATCTTGGAATCGATTTAGAAACAAATTTACCAAGTATCGAGAAAGTAAAAGATCTTGTATTTAAGTTAGAAGCGCAATTCCCAGAAATGAATACACTGATGGATAAGGCGTTAGATGATGCGACTCGAGCGGAAGATGTTGTGAAAGTGGCGCAGAAAGATTTACCTGTTGTAGAGAGTGTCATAAATGATGGACAGGAAGCATTGGCGAATTTAGATAAGTTTTTTGCAAGACAAGATCAAACATTAAAAAATGCTCCAGGGACGATAAGAAATGATTTAGTAGCAGCAAAAGGCGTTATGGATAGTGCAGCTGCATTTACTGACTTTTTAATGAATCCAGGTGTAGAATTAAATATTCCTGACTTGTCTGGAATGAATGGATTACCTGAATTCCCTGCAAGACCAGACCTTTCTAAGTTGAATAGTGATGGTTATAAGGGGATAGCACAAAATATTAATCAAACAGTAAATAATGTTTTAAGCTCATCACGTGCAGGAACAGCTTATGCACAAAGTGTTATGGATGGATTGCAAAATGGAAGCGTTGATCCAGAGATAGCCAAGAAAAATATTTCGACTATATCTAATAATCTTCAAACGCATATTGACAATCTTTCTTATGTAATTGATGTTATGGCTCGTTTAGAGCAAGGGGCTCAAACTGAGTTTGGACAAAATTTCTTTAAAACAAGAAAAGAGCATTTAACGGATATTAAGAATGGACAACAAGATTTAAATAATCGTTTTAAACGTTTAAACGATTTAATTAGCACAGGTCAAGAAGTTAAACAAGATGTGCGTGATGGAATCAATCAGAAATTAAATGAAACAAATGCTTTAATCGATCGAGCTGAAAAAGATTACAATGAAACATTTGTAGCAGATTATAAAAAAGCAGTTAGCACAGTAGATCAAGCTAAAGCAGATGCAAATCAAATATATGATAATGCAAAAGCGGATTATGAGAAAGCAAAGAATAGTCTTGAAAGTACTAAATCTAGTGTCCAAAAAGCATTAGAGGATGTACAAAATAGAGGTGTTAATGGTTTAGAAGGTTCGAAGGAAGCCTTAAAAAGTTTAAATGGTCAATTCCAAGCTGGAATTGGTTTAATTGATGATATGATTCCAGTTCTAGAAAGTACAAATAAGGTTTTAGCAGATGTAAATAGTGATAAAAACCTTAATAATGGAATTGCGAAATTAAATAAAGCGAAAAGTAGTCTTCAAAAAGGTGTAGAGGCAACAAATAAGGGGATTACACTTCTTAACAATGGTCAGAAACCTACAAAAGATGTAATTGAAAGTATTAACAACGCTGCGAAGGGTGGATCAGCTCAATTAACAGATGTATTATCGACGTATGATTCAGAAATTGTACCTAATTTCAATACAGCAATTGCTCGTACAAAAGAGATGTCGAAAAATACAACTCAAATTTTAAATGATGCAGACAAAAAGCTTCCAGATGTTAAAAAATTACTAGAAGATTCATCAAAAGGCTTAGTAGATGGTAAAAAGAAATTAGCAGATATTAAAGCTGAAATGCCGGAGACTGAGAAAAAGATTAAAGAATTAGCAAATAAAATTCGTGATTTTGAATCTGAAGAGGATTTAAAAGACATCATACGCTTATTGAAAAATGATGTTGAAAAGCAAAGTGATTACTTTGCGAATCCAGTAAATTTAAAAGAGAATAAATTATTTGCGATGCCGAACTACGGTTCAGCAATGTCACCGTTCTATACAGTGCTTGCATTATGGGTAGGCGCATTATTAATGGTTTCATTATTAACAGTAGAAGTACATGAAGAGGGCGCGAATTATAAGAGCCATGAAATTTACTTCGGACGTTTATTAACATTCTTAACGATAGGTCTTTCACAAGCGTTTATCGTATCAATGGGAGATATATTCTTACTCGGTACGTACGTAGTCGATAAGTTCTGGTTTGTGTTATTTAGTTTATTTATTGGTGGAGTCTTCGTTTGTATCGTATACTCACTCGTTTCTATTTTCGGAAACGTTGGGAAATCGATGGCGATCATTTTACTTGTACTGCAAGTAGCAGGATCGGGCGGAACATTCCCAATTCAAATGACACCAGCGTTCTTCCAAGCAATTTATCCATTCTTACCGTTCACATATGCAATTAGTGCAATTCGTGAAACAGTAGGCGGAATGCTGTGGGATATCGTAACGCGAGATTTACTTGTATTAAGTGCTTTCGTAGTAGTTATGATTGTTGCTGCGTTATTACTGAAAACACCAATTAACAAATCGAGTGAAAAATTCGTTGAGAACGCAAAAGGAAGTAAAATCATTCACTAA
- the topB gene encoding DNA topoisomerase III, producing the protein MSKSVVIAEKPSVARDIARVLKCDKKGNGYLEGSKYIVTWALGHLVTLADPESYDVKYKKWNLEDLPMLPERLKLTVIKQTGKQFNAVKSQLLRKDVTEIIVATDAGREGELVARWIIDKVRVNKPIKRLWISSVTDKAIKDGFANLKPGKAYDNLYASAVARSEADWYIGLNATRALTTRFNAQLNCGRVQTPTVAMIANREDEIKNFKAQTYYGIEAQTTNQLKLTWQDANGNSRSFNKEKIDGIVKDLDKHNATVVEIDKKQKKSFSPGLYDLTELQRDANKKFGYSAKETLNIMQKLYEQHKVLTYPRTDSRYISSDIVGTLPERLKACGVGEYRSLAHKVLQKPIKANKSFVDDSKVSDHHAIIPTEGYVNFSAFTDKERKIYDLVVKRFLAVLFPAFEYEQLTLRTKVGNETFIARGKTILHAGWKEVYENRFEDDDVTDDVKEQLLPRIEKGDTLTVKLIMQTSGQTKAPARFNEATLLSAMENPTKYMDTQNKQLADTLKSTGGLGTVATRADIIDKLFNSFLIEKRGKDIHITSKGRQLLDLVPEELKSPTLTGEWEQKLEAIAKGKLKKEVFISEMKNYTKEIVSEIKSSDKKYKHDNISTKSCPDCGKPMLEVNGKKGKMLVCQDRECGHRKNVSRTTNARCPQCKKKLELRGEGAGQIFVCKCGYREKLSTFQERRKKESGNKADKRDVQKYMKQQNKEEEPLNNPFAEALKKLKFD; encoded by the coding sequence ATGTCAAAAAGCGTTGTAATCGCTGAAAAGCCTTCCGTTGCACGTGATATTGCTCGCGTACTGAAGTGCGATAAAAAAGGAAACGGCTACCTTGAAGGTAGTAAATATATTGTAACTTGGGCTTTAGGTCACCTTGTTACATTAGCAGATCCAGAAAGCTATGATGTGAAATATAAAAAGTGGAATTTAGAAGATTTACCGATGCTACCTGAGCGTTTGAAATTAACGGTTATTAAACAAACTGGGAAACAATTTAATGCTGTAAAAAGTCAGCTACTTAGAAAAGATGTAACTGAAATTATTGTAGCAACAGACGCTGGACGTGAAGGAGAATTAGTCGCTCGCTGGATTATTGATAAAGTTCGAGTTAACAAACCGATCAAACGTCTATGGATTTCATCTGTTACTGATAAAGCGATTAAAGATGGTTTTGCAAATTTAAAACCAGGTAAAGCATATGACAATTTATACGCTTCAGCAGTTGCCCGTTCAGAAGCTGACTGGTATATCGGCCTTAACGCGACTCGCGCTTTAACGACTCGCTTTAATGCCCAGCTGAATTGCGGCCGTGTACAAACACCTACTGTCGCAATGATCGCTAATCGTGAAGATGAAATAAAGAACTTCAAAGCTCAAACTTACTACGGCATCGAGGCTCAAACGACAAATCAGTTAAAACTAACTTGGCAAGATGCAAACGGCAATAGCCGCAGTTTCAATAAAGAAAAAATTGATGGTATTGTAAAAGATTTAGATAAGCATAATGCTACCGTTGTGGAAATTGATAAAAAACAGAAGAAGTCATTCTCTCCTGGTCTTTACGATTTAACTGAATTACAACGTGATGCAAATAAAAAGTTCGGTTACTCTGCGAAAGAAACATTAAACATTATGCAGAAATTGTATGAGCAACATAAAGTGCTAACATACCCTCGTACAGATTCACGCTATATTTCATCTGATATCGTTGGGACACTTCCAGAACGTCTAAAGGCGTGCGGAGTTGGAGAATATCGTTCTTTAGCACATAAAGTATTACAAAAGCCTATCAAGGCTAATAAATCATTTGTTGATGATAGTAAAGTAAGCGATCATCACGCAATTATTCCGACAGAAGGATACGTTAACTTCTCCGCCTTCACAGATAAAGAACGTAAAATTTATGATTTAGTTGTCAAACGTTTCTTAGCCGTTTTATTCCCAGCATTCGAATACGAACAACTAACGTTACGCACAAAAGTTGGCAATGAAACGTTCATTGCACGCGGAAAAACAATTTTACATGCCGGCTGGAAAGAAGTATATGAAAACCGCTTTGAAGATGATGATGTAACGGATGACGTAAAAGAGCAACTTCTACCTCGCATTGAAAAAGGCGATACATTAACTGTAAAGTTAATTATGCAAACATCAGGTCAAACGAAAGCACCTGCACGTTTTAATGAGGCGACTTTACTTTCAGCAATGGAGAATCCTACAAAATATATGGATACGCAAAACAAACAACTTGCTGATACGTTAAAATCAACTGGTGGATTAGGTACTGTAGCGACACGTGCTGATATTATCGACAAGCTATTTAATTCATTCTTAATTGAAAAACGTGGTAAAGATATTCACATTACTTCAAAAGGGCGTCAGTTGCTTGATTTAGTACCAGAAGAACTAAAATCCCCTACACTAACTGGTGAATGGGAACAAAAACTTGAGGCTATCGCAAAAGGTAAACTAAAAAAAGAAGTGTTCATTTCAGAAATGAAGAACTATACAAAAGAAATTGTATCTGAAATTAAATCAAGTGATAAAAAATATAAACATGACAACATTTCAACAAAGTCTTGTCCAGACTGTGGTAAACCAATGCTAGAGGTAAACGGCAAAAAAGGAAAGATGCTCGTTTGCCAAGATCGTGAATGTGGTCATCGTAAAAATGTATCTCGTACAACAAACGCTCGCTGTCCGCAATGTAAGAAGAAATTAGAATTACGTGGTGAAGGTGCAGGACAAATCTTCGTATGTAAATGTGGCTATCGCGAAAAACTTTCCACGTTCCAAGAGAGACGAAAAAAAGAATCTGGAAACAAAGCTGATAAGCGTGACGTTCAAAAATATATGAAACAACAGAACAAAGAAGAAGAACCATTAAATAATCCGTTCGCAGAAGCATTAAAGAAATTAAAATTCGATTAA
- the thiM gene encoding hydroxyethylthiazole kinase encodes MNMKEISKVVDFVRKSNPLVHNITNVVVTNFTANGLLALGASPVMAYAKEEVAEMASIAGALVLNMGTLRPDEVEAMLLAGKSANVNNVPVLFDPVGAGATSYRTEVARHIPAEIELAIIRGNAAEIANVINERWEIKGVDAGAGNGNVVSIAKQAADELNTVMVITGKEDVVTDGERTILIQNGHPILTKVTGTGCLLTSVIGAFVAVEKDYVKAAVAALTFYSVAAELAAAKTVEKGPGSFQIEFLNQLANTTSGDIEKYGKIEII; translated from the coding sequence ATGAATATGAAAGAAATTAGCAAAGTAGTGGATTTTGTGAGAAAATCTAATCCGCTCGTTCATAATATTACAAATGTTGTTGTCACAAATTTCACAGCTAACGGTTTGTTAGCGCTAGGAGCATCGCCTGTAATGGCATATGCAAAAGAAGAAGTAGCAGAAATGGCTAGCATTGCTGGGGCGCTTGTTTTGAACATGGGTACACTTCGTCCTGATGAGGTAGAAGCGATGTTACTTGCTGGTAAATCAGCAAATGTGAACAATGTACCAGTACTGTTTGATCCAGTTGGTGCAGGAGCAACATCGTATCGAACAGAAGTTGCGAGACATATTCCGGCTGAAATTGAGTTAGCGATTATTCGCGGAAATGCAGCTGAAATAGCGAACGTTATTAATGAGAGATGGGAAATTAAAGGAGTAGACGCTGGTGCTGGTAATGGCAATGTCGTAAGTATTGCAAAACAGGCAGCGGATGAATTGAATACAGTTATGGTAATTACTGGAAAAGAAGATGTTGTTACAGATGGAGAGCGAACGATCCTTATTCAAAATGGTCACCCTATTTTAACGAAAGTTACGGGAACTGGTTGTTTACTAACTTCTGTAATAGGAGCATTTGTAGCGGTAGAAAAGGATTATGTAAAGGCAGCGGTAGCGGCATTAACGTTTTATAGTGTAGCTGCGGAACTGGCAGCTGCCAAGACGGTGGAAAAAGGACCTGGTAGTTTCCAAATTGAATTTTTAAATCAGTTAGCGAATACCACTTCAGGTGATATTGAGAAGTACGGGAAGATTGAAATTATATAG